GCAGCGTCGTGTCGTCATGGCTGCTCGACCTGACGGCGGGCGCGCTCGCGCAGGACAACACGCTCGAACATTTTTCGACCGAGGTCGCCGACAGCGGAGAAGGGCGCTGGACCATCGAAGCGGCCATCGAGGAGGCGGTGCCCGCGCAAGTGCTGTCGGCGGCCCTCTATACGCGGTTCCGGTCGCGCGATGCGGGGGCGTTTCCTGAACGGATGCTTTCAGCGATGCGGTTTGGATTCGGCGGGCATAAGGAGTTTCCGGTCAAGTAACAAAGCGGGAGGGCGGTTCCTGCGGCAGTTTCCCGGCGGTTTCCCGGCGGTTTCGGATTGAAGATCGGCCTCAAGACGTTCGATGCGTGGCCGATATAGACGGTATCGACAATCCGGCGATGGAGGCAGGCCTGCGCTCCATCGCCTGCTCATCAGGACACCGCCCATGAGACCGGCCCTACCGGCGATCGCCGCAGCTTGCGCTGCGCTTTGCTTTTGCACCTTCGTATTCCATGCGTGCTGGGCTGCCGCTCCGATCGGCTCGGTGTCGGTACAGGAAGGCAACATCGTTTACACGGCGCCCGGCGGCGCGACCGAAGTACTGACTGAAACGGGCGCCGACGACGCGCCCGCAATCTCGCCGACCGGCGACGCGGTCGCCTTCACGAGGCAGACGCGAGGCGTCGACGAGGCGAACGACAGTCCGGCCGTGCGCGATCTGTGGGTCATCCATCTGAAAGATCACAAAGCAGTCCGGCTCGTAACCGGCAAGTCCAAGGGAAAAGAAAAGCCGGAACGCGTGCTTGCGGACATCGATCATCCGATTTTTTCGCCTGACGGCGCGACTGTTTATTTTCTGACCGCGGCAACCGATTCGACCGCGGCCATCCACGCCGTACCGACATCGGGCGGGCCGCAACGGTTCGTCGCCGACGGCAATGCGCTGAGCGTGGTATCGCGCGGCAAGTATCTCGGGGCGCTGCTCATCGAGCAGCATCGGGAGATGAGCGGGCATGGCTCGTGGGATCCGTCGGTGCTCGTCTCGTCGACCGGGAAGACGATCAAGGTGGTCGGCGAGGATCCGTACGCGCTGCGCAGCGTCGAAGCGGAGAAGAACTGAAGCCCCGTTCCGGATTGGTAGAGGTCGCCTCCTGTCGCGCGCTTTTTTCCACGCTTTTTTCCGCACTGCTTTCCGCGCCGGCGTTCGCGATCGCCGGCGATCAGTTCACCGGCCGTTGTCAGCTTGACGCAGCGCGCTGCCGGGATTTTCAGGCAACACAAAATTGCCTGCGGCAACTGATTGCGCTATCGACACCTGTTTTTCTCGCATAGATTCGACACGACCAGTCGAAGGCAAAGCTGCGGCTTGACGCCAGCATCGACGGCTTCGCTAACCTCCGGTTAAGTCAACATGAGTCTTGAATTCGAATGCGAGCAGCGAGCAGGGCGGGCCGGGCGAATCATTGTGGTGGACGACGAAGTCAGGCGGCTCGATGCGTTGCAGGGCTTTCTGACTTCACAAGGTTTCGAGGTGCGGACGGTCGGCCACCGCGCGCGCCTGTATCGATGGATCGAACTCGAACCGTTCGATCTGCTGATACTGAACACCACGATGCAAGCGGACGACGGGTTGTCGGTGTACGAACGCCTGCGCCTCGCGGGGCGAGCGATCCCGACCTTGATGCTCACTGCCGGCGACGGCCCGATCGGCCGTGTGAACGGCTTTGCAAGCGGACCTGACGACCATCTCGCGTGGCCGTTCTTGCCCGATGAACTGATGGCGCGCATTCGCGCAATTTTCCGGCAGAGGTCCGTGCATGGCGACCGGCAAATCGATCGCAAGCGCGATCTCATCTTCGGACGGTTCTACTTCGACATGGCACTGCGCCAGCTGACGAGAGACGGCAGCGTAGTCGACCTCAACACCGCAGAGGCGCGGCTGCTCGCGGCACTCGCTGCCACACCGAATCAGGCCGTGAGCCGGGAAAATCTGCTGGTCCGGGCGCGAGGGCGCGACTACGGCGCATCCGGCCGCAGTATCGACGTGCGAATCCGGAGACTTCGCCAGCTACTCGAGGACGATCCGTCGAGGCCCAGATTAGTCAGGACGGTCCGGGGCCTCGGGTACATGTTGGTAGCCGAGGTTATGACTTGATCGCTCGCGCAGGGGGCCTTGTTGACCTTCGCGTGATGACGCCCCACGCCATTGTCCAGCCAGCCAATACGCACGCGTCGGGGAGCGGTTGCTTTGCACATCGCTTCCGCCGGCACAAGGATGATGCGCCGGCCACTGTAACCAAAGTGCTACTGGCGACGAACTGATCTGTATGCCGGCCTGCGCCGCGTACGGACGCGGGACGAACGCGCGGCTCAAGCGACGTAAGCGGCTTAAGCAACGTAAGCGGCGGCCTGTCGCGCCGTCGCCGCACACCAGACGACCCCAACATGACTTTAACCATCACACCGTTTCGCGTCGACATTCCCGACACGTTGCTTGACGACCTGCAACGACGCCTGCGTGCGACGCGCCTGCCCGACGATCCCGGCAACGACGACTGGCGTTACGGCGTTAATGCGCGCTACCTGTCGAAACTGCTCGATTACTGGCGCGATGAGTACGACTGGCGCGCAGTGGAACGTCGTATCAATGCGCTGCCTAATTTCCGCGCGGTGGTCGACGGCACACCGATCCACCTGCTGCACATTCGCGGCCGCGGCCCCGCACCGATTCCGTTGATCATCACGCACGGCTGGCCGTGGTCGTTCTGGGACATGCACAAGGTGGTCGGCCCGCTGAGCGACCCGGCCGCGTTCGGCGGCGATCCAGCCGACGCGTTCGACGTGGTGGTGCCGTCGCTGCCTGGCTACGGATTTTCCGGGCCGCCGCCGCAGTCCGGCGTCAACTTCTGGGAGACTGCCGAGCTGTTGCACCAACTGATGACCGCTGGTCTCGGCTACTCGCGCTATGCGGCGAGCGGCGGCGACTGGGGTGCGCTGATCACGTCGCAGCTAGGCCATCGCTACGCGTCGAGCCTCTATGGCATCCACCTGATGCATGCAATGCTGCTCGATCAGTTCGGCACGGACCGACCCTGGGATGCGACCGCGCGTGCCTGGGACACGAACAGCGCCAACCGCGCGTCCGATCGGACGTCCGAGCAGCGCAACGCATTGCTGATGAGCCAGGCGAAGTTTGCCTCGCACTATGCGGTGCATGTACTCGACCCGCAGACGCTCGCCTATGCGCTAAACGATTCGCCGGCCGGCCTGTTGGCGTGGCTGCTCGAGCGCTGGCGCAATTGGGGCGACAGCCAGGGCGACGTCGAACGCGTTTATACACGCGAGCACATGATCACCACCGCGATGATCTACTGGGCGAGCGGCACGGCCGGCTCGTCCATGCGCGCCTACGCGGATGCGGCACGCCGGCTTTGGCGGCCCGCACATTCGCGCATGCCGCCGGTCGAAGCCCCGACTGGCATCACGTTTCTCGGCGGGGAGAATCCACCGGGCGTGACGGTCGAGCAGCGAGCCGACGTGTTTCGCACCGGTCCGCGTGCGGCGTTTTTCAATCTTGCGTATCTGAACGCGCATGCACGCGGCGGGCACTTCGGCTATTACGAAAATCCGGACGCGGTCGTACACGACATCCGGATGATGTTTCGTGCGATGCGCTGATGTTTTCCGGCGAGATTCAGGTCTGCCGGTCAACACTCTTATTACCTGCCGGCTTGGGCGTGACACTATCCGCGCAAAACAAAACAAAACAGATGAAATATACAATGCGTGTAACCGGATAAATCATCTTTCTCACGCCCGATTTTATTTAAATTTAATAATAAAACTGCGGTAAAACCCAGGAAAATGGTGCTTCGCTTTCGTGCCCGCTTGCGTCCCGTTCCAGCAGTTTCTTCGAAATTTCGAGTTGCCTGCCAAGCCTTCACTGGGTGCGTATAGACGCAATACAACATCTAAAGCGTGACGATTTCATATCGAGAATGCGATGCGATCAATTTGAAGTGCCCCAGCAGATCATGGCGGCATGCCATGACGATCAGTGGCGGCGTAATAATTTCTGATTCTGCATTAGCAACTCAAGCCAAACAGGGATGCATAAACCATGAGTACTTTCGATATACGAAGAGCCAGACCCGGTGATGAAAGAAGCCTTTCGTTTTTAGGGCAGGCGACAATGCTGCAAACTTACGCTGGCATAATCAGCTCTCGAAATCTCAATGACCTGATCGAAACGGAGCAGACACGGGAAGATTACAGGGCACTTCTGGACAACCCCAACGTCTCGATCTGGCTGGCGGAAGTCGAGCGTGGCCAGGCCGCAGTGGGTTACCTCGCTCTCGCGCCCCGACCGGATGGCGAAGCGACCGGCGAGCCCGGGAAAGCGGTGCTTGAAATCAAGCGACTGCACGTTCTTCACCGATTCCATCGAAACGGCCTGGGCAAACGGCTCGTTGACGAGGCTACCAAGGAAGCCCGGCTACGCAAGGTCGATAAGCTGGTGCTGGTCGTGAATGCGCTGAATGATGAAGCGATCCAGTTCTATCGGACATACGGCTTTCTAAAAACCGGCGACACCAGCTATAGAGCCGGTGACATGGACTATCCGTGTTACCTTTTCGCACTCGATCTCGGCCCTCGTGCGATCGGCTAGCCGTCAAACGCCTGAATTCCGGTTCGAAGCGTTCTCTGAGATGAACGGGCTGCCACCACGCAAGCAGCGTATGACCTGTTGTCGATGGCAACAACTCTCGAAGCTTCGTTTTCACGTCATGCCAGATGAGTCGATTACATATCCGAAGCAATGAAATTGAATGTGATTCCGGACTATCGATCAATGATCGCCTGATAACGCATCTTTTCACACTGCTTTTCAGGCTTTCGACGCCGGAACGAGTTGCTATTCTCATCCAGAATAAGCAGTGCCCCGAGAGTTTCGCACCACGACATTGCCCGCCCAGCGGTTCAAGAATTGCTCTTATCGACGGAGAAGTCGCCATGGGACTTACGCCCCTCACTGAATTGTCCAATAGCGCATACACCGCCATTACCGAAAAGCATTCATCGAGATACGATGGCGATATGGCATTTGTGGTGCCAACGCACGTATCGTCCGGGCAACCTTCGACCGGCAGCGGTTCCGGCATCCCATCTG
The nucleotide sequence above comes from Paraburkholderia sp. SOS3. Encoded proteins:
- a CDS encoding TolB family protein, encoding MRPALPAIAAACAALCFCTFVFHACWAAAPIGSVSVQEGNIVYTAPGGATEVLTETGADDAPAISPTGDAVAFTRQTRGVDEANDSPAVRDLWVIHLKDHKAVRLVTGKSKGKEKPERVLADIDHPIFSPDGATVYFLTAATDSTAAIHAVPTSGGPQRFVADGNALSVVSRGKYLGALLIEQHREMSGHGSWDPSVLVSSTGKTIKVVGEDPYALRSVEAEKN
- a CDS encoding winged helix-turn-helix domain-containing protein: MSLEFECEQRAGRAGRIIVVDDEVRRLDALQGFLTSQGFEVRTVGHRARLYRWIELEPFDLLILNTTMQADDGLSVYERLRLAGRAIPTLMLTAGDGPIGRVNGFASGPDDHLAWPFLPDELMARIRAIFRQRSVHGDRQIDRKRDLIFGRFYFDMALRQLTRDGSVVDLNTAEARLLAALAATPNQAVSRENLLVRARGRDYGASGRSIDVRIRRLRQLLEDDPSRPRLVRTVRGLGYMLVAEVMT
- a CDS encoding epoxide hydrolase family protein, which translates into the protein MTLTITPFRVDIPDTLLDDLQRRLRATRLPDDPGNDDWRYGVNARYLSKLLDYWRDEYDWRAVERRINALPNFRAVVDGTPIHLLHIRGRGPAPIPLIITHGWPWSFWDMHKVVGPLSDPAAFGGDPADAFDVVVPSLPGYGFSGPPPQSGVNFWETAELLHQLMTAGLGYSRYAASGGDWGALITSQLGHRYASSLYGIHLMHAMLLDQFGTDRPWDATARAWDTNSANRASDRTSEQRNALLMSQAKFASHYAVHVLDPQTLAYALNDSPAGLLAWLLERWRNWGDSQGDVERVYTREHMITTAMIYWASGTAGSSMRAYADAARRLWRPAHSRMPPVEAPTGITFLGGENPPGVTVEQRADVFRTGPRAAFFNLAYLNAHARGGHFGYYENPDAVVHDIRMMFRAMR
- a CDS encoding GNAT family N-acetyltransferase produces the protein MSTFDIRRARPGDERSLSFLGQATMLQTYAGIISSRNLNDLIETEQTREDYRALLDNPNVSIWLAEVERGQAAVGYLALAPRPDGEATGEPGKAVLEIKRLHVLHRFHRNGLGKRLVDEATKEARLRKVDKLVLVVNALNDEAIQFYRTYGFLKTGDTSYRAGDMDYPCYLFALDLGPRAIG